From Enterococcus wangshanyuanii, the proteins below share one genomic window:
- a CDS encoding DNA-binding response regulator, with amino-acid sequence MFNIGILKLRKNEIINNYVRKNEEKNNLCYLEEKNINGNTLNSIHAIVAFESNLEETTKLCELFLKIKDDYDGHIFVISMDTQTLGKIVYLRLGVDYVFNINQGHEEIQLVIDNALVRTRKRKKVQFDRKKHQENESPLVLVRNNFSVLVHGVNEVSLTKKEYQILDFLFETPNSARSYQEIYKELYNDSTYVDGGVKNYRVANIIFHLRKKIEKFTDSNQYIKTVRSIGYMLAI; translated from the coding sequence ATGTTTAATATTGGAATATTGAAATTAAGAAAAAATGAAATAATAAATAATTATGTGCGGAAAAATGAAGAGAAAAACAATTTGTGTTATTTAGAAGAAAAGAATATAAATGGAAATACCTTGAATAGCATACATGCCATTGTTGCGTTTGAAAGTAATTTAGAAGAAACAACTAAATTGTGTGAACTGTTTCTAAAAATAAAGGACGACTATGATGGACATATTTTTGTTATTTCAATGGATACACAAACGTTAGGAAAGATCGTTTACCTAAGATTAGGAGTTGATTACGTTTTTAATATAAATCAAGGACATGAAGAAATTCAGTTAGTTATTGACAATGCTTTAGTCCGAACACGAAAAAGAAAAAAAGTACAATTCGATAGAAAGAAACATCAAGAAAATGAATCACCTTTGGTATTAGTACGTAATAATTTTAGTGTACTAGTTCATGGAGTAAATGAAGTTTCTTTAACAAAGAAAGAGTATCAAATTCTTGATTTTCTATTTGAAACACCGAACTCAGCACGTTCATATCAAGAAATTTATAAAGAACTTTACAATGATTCTACATATGTAGATGGAGGCGTTAAGAATTATAGAGTGGCTAATATCATATTTCATTTAAGAAAAAAGATTGAAAAGTTTACAGATAGCAACCAATACATTAAAACTGTTCGTTCTATAGGATATATGCTGGCTATTTAA
- a CDS encoding DUF3324 domain-containing protein, with translation MIKKIYALILSSLLVLSMTANSSTVFAKDDQELLGYVVSAVLPNTQLDKEKTYFYVQTVPGEEQDLEIKVKSTRKEPVKLKVFVKDAVTGMNGEIGYKEPTDKSMNYDKTLEDPVSSMIEIKEKELTVENFEEKTIHLKMTPPNEHYSGVKLGAIGIGLAEEEKGSKGVSTGFAYEIGVIFSETGEEFNNSASLNLIDVKAALHNGKKMVLANLQNPEPKVLENLNISATMKDKDGKVVKESKVQGYSMAPNTNFDYGMDWGIAEMPSGVYILELEVKNDFNNWSFKKEFTITNKQASEMNKASLFRVITPTIIKVLASILGALTVIILFIIVIRRKKWEKEWKKIRIMKKKRKRNNGRIQRTKSR, from the coding sequence TTGATAAAAAAAATATATGCATTAATACTATCCAGTCTGCTTGTATTGAGCATGACTGCTAATTCATCAACTGTATTTGCTAAAGATGACCAAGAGTTGTTGGGATATGTTGTATCAGCAGTTTTACCAAACACTCAGCTTGATAAGGAAAAAACATATTTTTATGTTCAAACTGTTCCGGGAGAAGAACAGGATTTGGAGATAAAAGTAAAGAGTACTAGAAAAGAACCTGTTAAGTTGAAAGTGTTTGTTAAAGATGCAGTAACTGGAATGAATGGTGAGATTGGCTACAAAGAACCAACGGATAAATCGATGAATTACGACAAAACGCTAGAAGATCCAGTAAGTTCAATGATTGAAATAAAAGAGAAGGAGTTAACAGTTGAAAATTTTGAGGAAAAAACAATCCATTTGAAAATGACTCCTCCTAATGAACACTATTCAGGCGTTAAGCTTGGAGCAATTGGCATTGGTTTGGCTGAAGAAGAGAAAGGTTCTAAAGGAGTTAGTACAGGTTTTGCCTATGAAATTGGTGTCATTTTTTCTGAAACTGGAGAAGAATTTAATAACTCTGCTAGTTTGAATTTAATAGATGTTAAAGCTGCTTTGCATAATGGAAAAAAGATGGTTTTAGCTAATTTACAGAATCCGGAACCAAAGGTATTAGAAAATTTGAATATTAGCGCAACTATGAAAGACAAAGATGGAAAGGTTGTGAAAGAAAGCAAGGTTCAAGGCTACTCAATGGCACCTAATACTAATTTTGACTATGGGATGGATTGGGGAATTGCTGAAATGCCTTCTGGAGTATATATTTTAGAACTTGAAGTGAAGAATGATTTTAACAATTGGTCGTTTAAAAAAGAATTTACAATTACAAACAAACAAGCAAGTGAAATGAACAAAGCAAGTTTATTCCGCGTCATTACCCCAACAATTATCAAAGTATTAGCCAGCATTTTAGGTGCACTTACAGTAATTATTCTATTTATCATTGTGATAAGAAGGAAAAAATGGGAAAAAGAATGGAAGAAAATCAGAATTATGAAGAAGAAAAGAAAACGAAATAACGGACGGATACAAAGAACGAAAAGTAGGTGA
- a CDS encoding PhzF family phenazine biosynthesis protein: protein MDITVYVVNGFSKDHKGGNKAGVVLMKKPLTTYQKMAIAKQLGYAETAFISESERADYKFEYFTPKEEVDLCGHATIGSFAILKYLNKIFKNRYTIETNSGVLAITIEDETIFMEQTNPVFYETLSSEELTECFDIDMLDHAYPIQIVSTGLKDILIPIKSEAELHALQPNFEKIKALSASYQVVGMHLYAFNDDRITCRNFAPLYDINEEAATGTSNGALACYLYTMHGLKKDVYVFEQGYSLHSPSEILVKLKTNSKNEIEKVYVGGKGDYCETKLLTVEND, encoded by the coding sequence ATGGACATAACTGTTTATGTTGTAAACGGATTTAGTAAGGATCATAAAGGCGGGAATAAGGCAGGAGTCGTACTGATGAAAAAGCCATTGACTACTTATCAAAAAATGGCTATAGCCAAACAGCTAGGGTATGCTGAAACTGCATTTATATCCGAATCTGAACGAGCCGATTATAAATTTGAGTATTTTACACCAAAAGAAGAGGTTGATCTATGTGGTCATGCCACGATTGGCTCTTTTGCGATATTAAAGTATTTAAATAAAATTTTTAAAAATCGTTATACAATTGAGACGAATAGTGGCGTTCTTGCCATAACTATAGAGGATGAGACCATATTTATGGAACAAACTAATCCGGTATTTTATGAGACTCTATCATCAGAAGAACTCACTGAGTGTTTTGATATTGACATGTTAGATCATGCTTATCCGATTCAAATTGTGTCTACGGGATTAAAAGATATTTTGATTCCTATCAAAAGTGAAGCAGAATTGCATGCGCTACAACCAAATTTTGAAAAAATCAAAGCACTTAGTGCATCGTATCAAGTTGTTGGGATGCATCTATATGCGTTTAATGATGATCGAATAACATGTAGAAATTTTGCGCCATTGTACGATATCAATGAAGAGGCTGCAACAGGAACGTCAAATGGAGCACTTGCCTGTTATTTGTATACAATGCATGGGTTAAAAAAAGACGTTTATGTATTTGAGCAAGGCTATTCTTTACATTCACCTTCCGAAATACTAGTTAAACTAAAAACGAATAGTAAGAATGAAATAGAAAAGGTATATGTTGGCGGTAAGGGTGATTACTGTGAAACGAAGCTTTTAACTGTAGAAAATGACTAA
- a CDS encoding helix-turn-helix domain-containing protein, protein MQTLLMKRAERQQFELLKQLIRNSNGLTIQEIANYLHISIHTAYRCEKQLGEGLSIFFDKDKVSLFKVNNICKLFIDESLSISYVIDKMSLYYIKTSQQFCLSKELFYKRYSSAEALAQEINLSLSHTYKILKRINKSFEPFNISITFPDTNTYKNMIGDEKDVRITMLYIYWAIYKGLENPFSRTPKYFSELPVPIKSTSLSPSQKSRLIYFQTFTYWQIIYKRSYVCLTPEFLTYLEIFEHVSPVCFPQTILDLLHKNRVTKQIIHNEEVYFGFLARFYIANIDSLEDKHLIVQRLRNSSLPLTDFATLFLDQFLNQFMLSLSEENYDLIYYQIMFNLLYIQFFGTKVPFTQSIDEIFPYKEVNMDLFDEHKENLITYAYENLSKQLFPSLSKNSSLVEYFAKILYLALKSAVNQPKLHILIQYSKTIYGYDLIKNKLSIIFGTTILEFTSTIKDADIVISDCFEQLQITSSKKPLFFYFEYPYDQIVWQSLIKIISQQICSKLL, encoded by the coding sequence ATGCAGACACTACTAATGAAACGGGCAGAACGGCAGCAATTTGAACTATTAAAACAGTTAATACGTAATTCAAATGGACTTACAATTCAAGAAATTGCAAATTATCTACATATCTCTATACATACTGCTTATCGCTGCGAAAAACAGTTAGGTGAAGGATTAAGTATCTTTTTTGATAAAGATAAAGTTTCATTATTCAAAGTAAATAACATTTGCAAGCTTTTTATTGATGAATCACTAAGTATTAGTTATGTTATTGATAAAATGAGTTTATATTACATAAAAACATCACAACAATTTTGCCTTTCAAAAGAATTGTTTTATAAACGCTATTCAAGCGCAGAAGCCCTAGCACAAGAAATAAACTTAAGCCTCTCTCATACCTATAAAATTTTAAAAAGAATAAATAAGTCTTTTGAACCTTTTAATATCTCTATAACTTTCCCCGATACTAATACATATAAAAATATGATTGGTGATGAAAAAGATGTACGCATTACAATGCTTTATATTTATTGGGCGATTTACAAAGGTTTGGAAAATCCATTTTCTCGTACTCCTAAATATTTTTCGGAACTTCCCGTTCCTATTAAGAGCACCTCTCTTTCTCCCTCACAGAAAAGCAGACTAATCTATTTTCAAACGTTTACATACTGGCAAATAATCTATAAAAGATCCTATGTATGCTTGACACCAGAATTTTTAACGTATTTGGAAATATTTGAACACGTATCACCGGTTTGCTTTCCACAAACTATTCTAGATCTGCTACATAAAAATAGAGTCACCAAACAGATTATTCATAATGAAGAGGTATACTTTGGATTCCTTGCACGTTTTTATATCGCCAATATCGATTCCCTTGAAGATAAGCATCTAATTGTACAACGCTTAAGAAACTCCAGTCTTCCACTAACTGATTTTGCAACGCTTTTTCTAGACCAGTTCTTAAACCAGTTCATGCTGAGCCTATCAGAAGAAAATTATGACTTGATCTATTATCAAATTATGTTCAATTTACTTTACATTCAATTTTTCGGTACAAAAGTTCCTTTTACTCAATCGATCGATGAAATTTTTCCGTATAAAGAAGTTAACATGGACCTGTTTGATGAACATAAAGAAAATTTAATAACATACGCATACGAAAATCTTAGTAAACAACTTTTCCCCTCATTGTCTAAAAATTCTAGCTTAGTTGAATACTTTGCAAAAATTCTTTATCTAGCTTTAAAAAGCGCCGTAAATCAACCAAAATTGCATATTCTCATTCAATATTCCAAAACAATTTACGGATATGATCTTATTAAAAATAAACTATCTATAATTTTTGGAACAACTATTCTTGAATTTACTAGTACTATTAAAGACGCTGATATAGTTATCTCTGATTGTTTTGAGCAATTACAGATAACTAGCTCAAAGAAGCCACTATTTTTTTATTTTGAATATCCTTATGATCAAATAGTTTGGCAAAGTTTGATCAAAATAATTAGCCAACAAATTTGTTCAAAGTTATTGTGA
- a CDS encoding 3'-5' exoribonuclease YhaM family protein, whose amino-acid sequence MKKIRELTVDETFELFLLIKNADVRMAKNGKKFIAFTFQDTSGTIDGKYWDASEEEISRYTAGHVVLLNGKREVYQGNPQVKIIHMRLARPEEPNEPTLYMERAPLKREDMVEEINQTIFEITNAHWQRIVRYLLTQYQKEFFDFPAAKRNHHAFANGLAYHTVSMLRLGKAICKEYNELNAALLYSGIILHDLGKVKELSGAMATEYTIAGNLIGHLVLVDEEITKACIALKIDENDEDVIVLRHMVLAHHGLLEYGSPVRPRIMEAEVLHQIDNIDASIQMMLGSIRQTEPGEYTDRIFGLDNRSFYVPKNI is encoded by the coding sequence ATGAAAAAAATTCGCGAATTAACTGTAGATGAAACATTTGAATTATTTTTGTTGATCAAAAATGCAGATGTCCGTATGGCTAAGAATGGAAAAAAATTTATTGCGTTCACTTTCCAAGATACTTCAGGTACGATCGATGGAAAATATTGGGATGCTTCTGAGGAAGAAATCAGTCGCTATACTGCTGGACATGTGGTTCTTTTGAACGGTAAAAGAGAAGTTTACCAAGGCAATCCTCAAGTAAAAATCATTCATATGCGCTTAGCGCGTCCGGAAGAACCAAATGAACCGACTTTATATATGGAAAGAGCCCCCTTAAAACGTGAAGATATGGTAGAGGAGATCAATCAAACGATTTTTGAAATCACCAATGCTCATTGGCAGCGGATCGTTCGTTATCTGTTGACGCAATACCAAAAAGAATTTTTTGATTTTCCAGCTGCCAAACGAAATCATCATGCATTTGCCAATGGCTTGGCTTATCACACAGTCTCTATGTTGCGATTAGGAAAAGCGATTTGTAAGGAGTATAACGAATTGAATGCCGCTTTACTTTATTCTGGGATCATCTTACATGATCTTGGTAAAGTAAAAGAATTATCTGGCGCGATGGCGACTGAATACACGATTGCCGGCAATTTGATCGGACATTTGGTTTTAGTTGATGAAGAAATCACAAAGGCATGTATTGCACTGAAGATCGATGAAAATGATGAAGATGTGATCGTGTTACGTCATATGGTTTTAGCACATCACGGCTTATTAGAGTATGGTTCACCAGTCAGACCGCGCATCATGGAAGCAGAAGTTTTGCATCAAATCGACAATATCGATGCATCGATTCAAATGATGTTAGGCTCGATTCGCCAAACGGAGCCTGGGGAATATACCGATCGGATTTTTGGTTTAGATAACCGTAGTTTCTATGTACCTAAAAATATATAA
- a CDS encoding WxL domain-containing protein has protein sequence MKKLLLTTVLVSSAVLGFTGNVHANEQNKITETPEKTDVGINFKTDGGSTIGQGPFSDHLAIVFKPTKFDFGTEQEAIPFKKVYTEKVDASNIKKNKYLIVNDDRKTAGSAVAGSPWHVTATYSGLSEKGNASNTLESALKIKLEPVQKYTIGTDKDPITQDIKPNDPNDPASNAITDFSGAEHGEFRLGADLAANASAEVELSNTATTVFGRKEAATAIGTEGVATRISETNLTIEDGTGADGKTFVGSVTWQLADTYK, from the coding sequence ATGAAAAAATTACTTTTAACAACAGTGTTGGTATCTTCAGCTGTTTTAGGATTTACAGGAAATGTACATGCAAATGAGCAAAATAAAATAACTGAAACTCCAGAAAAAACAGATGTAGGAATTAATTTTAAAACAGATGGCGGATCAACGATCGGTCAAGGACCATTTTCAGACCACTTGGCTATTGTATTTAAACCAACTAAATTTGATTTTGGTACAGAACAAGAAGCAATTCCATTTAAAAAAGTATATACAGAAAAAGTTGATGCATCAAATATCAAGAAAAATAAATATTTGATTGTCAATGATGATAGAAAAACAGCTGGATCAGCTGTAGCTGGTTCACCTTGGCATGTCACAGCAACTTATTCGGGGTTATCAGAAAAAGGGAATGCATCGAACACATTAGAGTCAGCGCTTAAAATTAAGTTAGAGCCAGTACAAAAATATACCATTGGTACGGATAAAGATCCTATAACTCAGGATATTAAACCTAATGATCCTAATGACCCTGCTTCTAATGCTATTACAGACTTTTCAGGTGCTGAGCATGGTGAATTCCGTTTAGGCGCTGATTTAGCAGCTAATGCCTCAGCAGAAGTTGAGCTATCAAACACTGCGACAACAGTATTTGGTAGAAAAGAAGCAGCTACAGCTATTGGTACTGAAGGGGTTGCCACTAGAATTTCTGAAACGAATCTAACTATTGAAGATGGAACTGGTGCTGATGGCAAAACATTTGTAGGTTCTGTAACTTGGCAATTAGCAGATACTTATAAATAA
- a CDS encoding ATP-binding protein, whose amino-acid sequence MKLIAIEIVGFGKWQQQKIEFLPNNQLLFGANEAGKSTIYQFIQAMLFGFPPKGKRKKDYQPKNGGAYGGRLWFSHPVHGEVQVERFKGQNKGQAKVYFNDRMGDEAVLKKLLHPLSKELFQSVFSIQQEQLGQLDKLTEEELQTSLLSLGLSGSQQLLVRRDEYFKMSQTVYKGKGSQPPLNQKLMQYQELQQRINDKEQQERPFQEIVTSLANTEQQISEQYLLIQQIKDELTLVEKQVMNLPLYEELQSIDELSEAPVINLEDQEKLLSLYQQHRFLYEELIRLNQNLAVQSDHGDQQEEYQFYLEEEENIKRLLNQRYAIDKLLSEIQWMTQNLEQNQKEMQPLERQWGWSKQNPPQFALDEQEVNELRESIVERTVKLQNTQTDLHLLEEEIATREENLSTFETVNKNMFQKGRQSKGKSVNLAFCLLGAALLILSFFFSAPLRYVGVGISVVAILIGVAPLFYQPTEAYKNEKRQWQEKLSQLDYLNDQLLKLKADMKKIHEEERELANFIAEKVEENHLGRMDQVEFWLNHRSDITRYLILINTNEELEQQLLEDQKRMAEIAQETERFTARLPISGTPLAQRIQIISRFVDQMEKIRFEQEYQADAYTRQTIREVKEKQQQIDEQLTPLLHRFQIDSINRIPDKLKSYQNTTTNKKRKKELQSMLAGLYTDTTVIKELPVSRQNLAKKVKEAEEQLLQLQKIEQKLLYQRKQMLSDGTLDELYQEQAALKAEVEELALEWSGYQLAGQLLMDLLTELSEKQLPNLLNKIAEYIQLLTEQAYQSIQLEAEQLIVIRQDHQRFLLHELSTGTKDQVIMAVRFAFLYLQKHRSLCPIMIDDGWLHYDSQRKKQLAELFALFSEQQQVICFSSDKEMVSYYQELKQPIIELKGV is encoded by the coding sequence ATGAAACTCATTGCAATAGAAATTGTCGGATTTGGCAAATGGCAGCAACAAAAAATTGAATTTTTACCTAATAATCAACTACTCTTTGGAGCGAATGAAGCAGGAAAGTCAACCATCTATCAATTCATTCAAGCGATGCTGTTTGGTTTTCCACCTAAAGGAAAACGTAAAAAGGATTATCAGCCTAAGAATGGTGGAGCATATGGCGGACGTCTCTGGTTTTCTCATCCAGTTCATGGAGAAGTACAGGTAGAACGTTTTAAAGGTCAAAATAAAGGACAAGCGAAAGTCTATTTCAATGATCGAATGGGTGATGAAGCTGTCTTAAAAAAGTTGCTTCACCCGTTAAGCAAAGAATTATTTCAGTCTGTCTTTTCTATTCAGCAAGAGCAGTTGGGACAGCTGGATAAACTTACGGAAGAAGAGTTGCAGACATCGTTGTTATCTTTAGGTTTGTCGGGTAGTCAACAACTCCTAGTTCGCAGAGATGAATATTTTAAAATGTCTCAAACGGTCTATAAAGGAAAAGGCAGTCAGCCTCCGTTGAATCAAAAGCTTATGCAGTATCAAGAATTACAGCAAAGAATCAACGATAAGGAGCAGCAGGAACGACCGTTTCAAGAAATAGTCACATCATTAGCTAACACTGAACAACAAATTTCAGAACAATATTTATTGATTCAGCAAATAAAAGATGAATTGACCTTAGTGGAAAAGCAGGTCATGAATTTACCTTTGTATGAAGAATTGCAATCGATCGATGAGTTAAGTGAAGCGCCCGTTATTAATCTGGAAGATCAAGAAAAGTTGTTATCACTATATCAGCAGCATCGTTTTTTATATGAAGAATTGATTCGTTTAAATCAAAACCTAGCTGTTCAAAGTGATCACGGAGACCAGCAAGAAGAATACCAGTTTTATCTTGAAGAAGAAGAAAATATCAAGCGATTGTTGAATCAACGCTATGCGATCGACAAGTTGCTTTCTGAAATTCAGTGGATGACTCAAAACTTGGAACAAAATCAAAAAGAAATGCAGCCTTTAGAAAGACAGTGGGGTTGGTCCAAACAAAATCCGCCTCAGTTTGCCCTAGACGAGCAAGAAGTCAACGAATTGCGGGAATCGATCGTTGAACGAACGGTCAAACTACAGAATACTCAGACCGATTTACACTTATTAGAAGAAGAGATTGCTACGCGGGAAGAAAACCTAAGTACTTTTGAAACAGTCAATAAGAATATGTTTCAAAAAGGAAGGCAAAGCAAAGGCAAAAGTGTCAATCTAGCCTTTTGTCTTCTTGGGGCAGCTCTTTTGATCCTTAGTTTCTTTTTTTCAGCACCGCTTAGATATGTAGGTGTGGGAATCAGCGTTGTAGCTATACTTATCGGTGTGGCACCGCTTTTTTATCAGCCAACAGAGGCCTATAAAAATGAAAAACGGCAGTGGCAAGAAAAACTTTCCCAACTAGACTATTTAAATGATCAGCTATTAAAACTGAAAGCTGATATGAAAAAAATACACGAAGAAGAACGTGAACTAGCAAATTTCATTGCAGAAAAAGTAGAAGAAAATCATTTAGGTCGAATGGATCAAGTAGAATTTTGGCTGAATCATCGGAGTGATATCACGCGGTACTTGATTTTGATCAATACAAACGAAGAATTGGAACAGCAGTTATTGGAAGATCAAAAGCGTATGGCAGAAATCGCCCAAGAAACTGAACGTTTTACAGCAAGATTGCCGATTTCAGGAACGCCATTAGCACAACGTATCCAAATCATCAGTCGATTTGTTGATCAAATGGAAAAAATCCGTTTTGAACAAGAGTATCAAGCAGATGCATACACAAGACAGACGATCCGTGAGGTCAAAGAAAAACAGCAGCAAATCGATGAACAGCTTACACCATTGCTGCATCGTTTTCAAATTGATTCGATCAATCGAATACCCGATAAGTTGAAAAGCTATCAAAATACGACGACAAATAAAAAAAGAAAAAAAGAGTTGCAATCAATGTTGGCAGGTTTATATACTGACACAACAGTGATAAAAGAACTTCCAGTAAGTAGGCAGAATTTAGCTAAAAAAGTAAAAGAGGCTGAAGAACAGCTGTTACAATTGCAAAAAATAGAGCAAAAGTTACTTTATCAACGAAAACAAATGCTGTCAGACGGCACTTTAGATGAATTGTATCAAGAACAAGCAGCTTTGAAAGCAGAAGTTGAGGAACTCGCATTAGAATGGTCAGGCTATCAGTTAGCAGGTCAATTATTGATGGATCTGTTAACAGAATTATCAGAAAAACAATTACCCAATTTATTGAATAAAATCGCAGAGTATATTCAACTTTTGACAGAACAGGCCTACCAGTCGATTCAATTAGAAGCAGAGCAATTGATCGTGATTCGCCAAGATCATCAGCGATTTTTACTGCATGAATTATCGACGGGAACAAAGGATCAGGTGATCATGGCGGTTCGCTTTGCTTTCTTATACTTACAAAAGCATCGAAGTTTGTGCCCGATAATGATCGATGACGGTTGGCTGCATTACGACAGTCAACGGAAAAAACAGTTGGCGGAACTTTTTGCGCTTTTTTCTGAACAACAGCAGGTCATCTGTTTTTCTTCCGATAAAGAAATGGTAAGCTATTACCAAGAGTTAAAACAACCGATTATTGAACTAAAAGGAGTGTAA
- a CDS encoding metallophosphoesterase family protein yields MKVLHTADLHLDRSFEGLRNIPKSLAESLQKANQEAVTSIVDIAIKNQVDLVIFAGDTFHQSRTSIRTQAFFIDEMKRLEQAKIPVVLSFGNHDYYVSERYWFEFPDNLLLFQKEQVETHYLMTKDQEKVAISGFSYQHSWINEHKLSEFPTKDVNADLHIGIYHGDIQSNGQQSYAPFSFSEMKAKGYDYWALGHIHQPQVVSADPLIVYPGTPQGHTKKERNLQGVAIISIASGHATVRFEPVAQVVWQVESYSLKQVASLQEALTVITDHLVNGNKEQGQLLLKELQLTDTEHLGDEFQRSYANGELLSYLQTTVMSQTTQETFLFQIKLVKNSDEQKTLITADPQLLEQLEKNYLQTEIFSNTLQELLKNPLFTSVVTTDSEWRERSIEQADQRIKEDFVIQEDQS; encoded by the coding sequence ATGAAAGTCTTACATACAGCAGATTTGCATCTGGATCGATCTTTTGAAGGATTAAGAAATATACCCAAATCACTCGCTGAAAGTCTGCAAAAGGCCAACCAAGAGGCTGTGACGTCGATTGTTGATATAGCAATCAAAAATCAAGTTGATTTAGTGATTTTCGCTGGAGATACATTTCATCAAAGTCGGACATCGATCCGTACACAAGCCTTTTTTATAGACGAAATGAAACGGCTGGAACAAGCAAAGATACCTGTTGTCTTATCATTTGGTAATCATGATTACTATGTTTCTGAACGCTACTGGTTTGAATTTCCTGATAATCTGCTTCTTTTTCAAAAAGAGCAAGTCGAGACCCATTATTTAATGACAAAAGATCAAGAGAAGGTTGCAATTTCTGGTTTTAGCTATCAACATTCATGGATCAATGAACATAAATTATCTGAATTCCCTACAAAAGATGTCAATGCTGATCTTCATATCGGTATTTATCACGGGGATATACAGAGCAATGGTCAGCAAAGCTATGCACCATTTTCATTTAGTGAAATGAAAGCAAAAGGCTATGACTATTGGGCGTTAGGCCATATTCATCAGCCGCAAGTGGTCAGTGCAGACCCTTTGATCGTCTACCCAGGAACACCACAAGGACATACAAAAAAAGAGCGGAACTTACAAGGGGTCGCCATTATTTCCATAGCTTCTGGACATGCAACGGTGCGTTTTGAACCTGTCGCACAAGTAGTTTGGCAAGTAGAATCTTATTCCTTAAAGCAGGTAGCGAGTCTGCAAGAAGCATTGACTGTCATCACGGATCATCTTGTAAACGGCAATAAGGAACAAGGACAGCTATTATTAAAAGAGCTTCAATTGACGGACACGGAGCATCTCGGAGATGAATTTCAACGTTCTTATGCAAATGGCGAATTACTCTCTTACCTGCAAACCACAGTGATGAGCCAAACTACCCAAGAAACATTTCTATTTCAGATCAAACTTGTAAAGAATAGTGATGAGCAAAAAACATTGATCACAGCCGATCCACAACTACTAGAGCAGCTGGAAAAAAACTATTTGCAAACTGAGATCTTTTCAAATACTTTACAGGAACTACTCAAAAATCCATTATTCACTTCTGTTGTTACAACTGATAGTGAATGGCGTGAACGCAGCATTGAACAAGCTGATCAGCGGATCAAAGAAGATTTTGTTATTCAGGAGGATCAGTCATGA
- a CDS encoding ASCH domain-containing protein, with protein sequence MNRSALDLWTQFKEDHKISHDHYDVWAFGNSPQMADELLTLVLQGEKTGTSSLKLLYELEPEGEQIPEVGCYSVLLDGKDQAQAIICTKVVDVLPFSQITEVHGYLEGEGERNLSYWRKVHRPFFEQELNERDLPFSEDLLIVYELFEVVYKR encoded by the coding sequence ATGAATCGATCAGCACTTGACTTGTGGACACAATTTAAAGAAGATCACAAGATTTCACATGATCATTATGATGTCTGGGCCTTTGGCAATTCTCCCCAGATGGCAGATGAACTGTTGACGCTTGTTCTTCAAGGTGAGAAAACGGGGACTTCTTCTTTGAAATTATTATATGAGTTGGAACCGGAAGGAGAACAAATACCAGAAGTTGGCTGTTATAGCGTGCTTCTTGATGGAAAGGATCAAGCACAGGCTATTATCTGTACAAAAGTTGTTGACGTGCTTCCTTTTTCACAGATAACCGAGGTACATGGCTATTTGGAAGGAGAAGGCGAGCGGAATCTGAGCTATTGGCGCAAGGTTCACAGACCCTTTTTTGAGCAGGAACTAAATGAGCGTGACTTGCCGTTTTCAGAAGACTTGTTGATTGTTTATGAGCTTTTTGAAGTGGTGTATAAGAGATAA